One Phaseolus vulgaris cultivar G19833 chromosome 11, P. vulgaris v2.0, whole genome shotgun sequence genomic window carries:
- the LOC137838760 gene encoding leucine-rich repeat extensin-like protein 5, translating into MARTKTTVNPPPPSRNPPPQAHNLPRASGAPSTLAERPATSHTNPAQATPPVAGGASIPTQDYKKLYPWATSALLKETSSINTELGVHRLRKGDQSELTFHKEHDSKMAVLPCFPDLMLGKGKLAELRAIARTHKLATGSQTVPNLVVEITAAQGRSPPQGPTPSETLPAPQRKKLVLRKPKRKTPQVVQEDEDDEATEDGLVTKRTRVAPSSPPALPTPTPPSPPAPTPPVQATPLAVALPVVEGSEPNFIENPPSASTPFVSAGEGPPSTTSIAGAAPGGDEGAHNSPILITKSPTSPPRQEAPLALQTQEGGGESQHQAPPAPPPATTASLPPSIEEVWGPSQLN; encoded by the exons atggctcgcaCGAAAACCACCGTGAACCCTCCTCCtccatcgcgaaaccctccaccccaagcgcataacctaccacgagcatctggtgctccttctaccctggctgagaggcctgcaacttctCACACCAACcccgctcaggcaactccaccagtcgccggaggagcctccattcctACACAAGACTATAAGAAGCTTTACCCGTGGGCCACCTCAGCTTTGTTGAAAGAAACTTCTTCAATAAACACggagttgggcgtgcaccgactaaggaaaggggaccaaTCCGAGCtcacattccataaggagcacgacagcAAAATGGCCGTGCTGCCCTGCTTCCCGG acctcatgttgggcaaaggcaaactagctgaattgagggcgatcgcccgaactcacaagttggcgacgggttcccaaaccgtgcccaacttGGTGGTGGAGATCaccgctgctcagggcagatctcCTCCCCAAGGTCCAACTCCTTCGGAGACACTGCCCGCGCCCCAACGAAAAAAGCTTGTCttgaggaagccaaagaggaaaactcctcaagtggtacaAGAGGATGAAGATgacgaggcgactgaggacggcctcgtcaccaaaagaacaagggtggcaccctcttcaccacccgctctcccaacaccaacaccgccctctcctccagctccaacaccgccagtccaagcaacacccttggcggTCGCGCTCCCTGTGGTTGAAGGCAGCGAGCCTAAtttcatagagaaccctccaagcgcttCCACAccgttcgtatctgctggagagggtcctccttcaaccacctctatTGCTGGGGCTGCACCAGGTGGAGATGAAGGTGCCCACAACTCGCCAATACTCATAACCAAATCTcccacttcaccaccacgccaagaagccccccttgctctacaaactcaagagggtggtggtgaaagtcagcaccaggctcctccagcacctccaccagcaaCAACTGCAAGCCTTCCACCCTCCATCGAAGAGGTCtggggcccttcacagctaaactga